The window CGGGCTGGTCTACGCCCTCGACCGCAACGACGAGGACTCCGCGCCGATTTCGGGCGTACGGATGTCGGTGGCGGGCGCGAACACCACCTACACCGGCAGCTGCCCGACCCCCGAGAGCAAGGCCCCGGCGTTCACCGCGACCTTCACCGCCTCCGAGCCGACCCTGATCTCCTACCGCTGGGTGTCCGGCGACGGCTCGGTGGTGGATCCGCACTGGCGCACCCTGTCCATCGGGGACAAGGCCAACCCCACCAAACACGACACCGTACGGCTGACGACCTGGGCCAAGACCGGCACCCTGACCACGGGGATGGCCGTGGAACTCCAGAGCCCCACCCGCACCACCTCCAACCCGGTCCCCTTCTCCATCACCTGCACCGGCTGACCCCGGCCGGCACCGGCACCGAGTACGGGGTACCGGGTACCGGCCGGGGAGGGTCGGTCAGTCCCGCAGGACCGGAATGATGTGCTGGCCGTACGCGTCGATCGTGGCCTCCCGCGCGTCGTGCATGTCGTACACGGCGAACTGGTCGACGCCGAGGTCGCGCAGGGCCCGCAGCTTCTCGATGTGGGCCTCGGGCGGGCCCAGCAGGCAGAAGCGGTCGACGATCTCGTCGGGGACGAAGTCCGTGGACGGGTTCCCGGCGCGGCCGTGGTGGCTGTAGTCGTAGCCCTGGCGGGCCTTGATGTACTCGGTGAGCTCGTCCGGGACCATCGAGGAGTGCTCGCCGTAGCGGGTCACGAGGTCGGCGACGTGGTTGCCGACCATCCCGCCGAACCAGCGGCACTGGTCACGGGCGTGCGCGAGTTCGTCGCCCACGTACGCGGGGGCCGCCACACAGAACTGGAACAGCCCCGGCTACACCAACGCGCTCAGTGCGGGCCGGGGCGAAATCTTTCTGCGCGATGGCACCGGATGGGTTTTGCCGCTGGACATCGGACGCTGGTCCGCGGGGGCAGATGCCTGCGACATGACCGTGGTGCGCCGGTGCGCCAGAGCGGTTCTGGACATCGGCTGCGGACCGGGACGGCTGGTGGAGCGCGGGCACGAGGTGCTGGGCATCGACATCTCCCTGCCGGCCGTCGATGCGACGGCTGGGCAACCGGCACCGCCTCTCACGAGGCGGCGACCGAGCAGCCAACGCCGCCCTCTACCGCATCGCATTGCTCCGCATGTCCGCAGACTCCCGCACCCGCGAGTACGTGGCACGACAATAGCCGCCGGCCGCACGAAGAAGGAGATCATCCGGCTCCTGAAGCGAGCCATCGCCCGAGAGATGTTCCGCTGTCTGACCACCACGGGGCGCCGGAAGCTGGGTGGGGAGGGGACCGGCCAGTACGACCGGCCGGGTTTTGCGCAGCCGGATCAGCTGGGTCAGGAAAGACGAGTCCGCCAACACGACGCGTGTGACATCGAATACCAGCCGCTCCGCCGCGGAGGCTTCCGCTAGCAGGCCGTCGCGAGCACGCCGACTGTTTCAAGGGCGAATTCCCTCGCGCAGGCGATGATGATCGGACCGTTCGCAACAGGCCTGACCGCCAGCTCCGGCCGTTTCATAAAGGCCCCGGCCCCTCACTTTTCACGGCGCACATGGCCATCGAGACCGCGGTCAAGAACCGTGTAGCAGGGTCGACGCCCTCGGGGCAGGGTTACTCGATCGACTACACCACGCACCGGGACACCATCTGCGTTGACCAGGGATTCTGTCGGTATGGTCACCACGTCGACTTGTGCCCCATATCACATCATTCCATGAATGCCATATGGCATCTATGTCGCTTTTGCGCCCTGGCTGCTCTTCGGAACTCGGTTAACTTCATCCGGCACTCTGCACGTAGTGCAACAAGCAACTCACCGAGGGAACATGAGCGACAATCAGCTCGACCCCGCGCCAGAGCGCGGGCGGCTGTGGTCAGGGAGAAGTCTGCGAACTATCGCAGGCGGCGTCTCTCTGGCCATGGCGATAGCCGTCCTTGACATATCCACCGCTGCGGCGGCAGTCGAGAAGGGTCAACTGGCGGCGCAGAACGGCCCGAAGGTCACCCATGCAGCCGACATCGCTTCCGCCGGCGTCGCGGCCAGGTTGTCCGGTCAGCGGGTGGAGGCGCTCTCCGAGCGTACGGAGACCTCCACCACCTGGGTCAACAAGGACGGGTCCCTGACGAGCGAGGTATCGGCAGGCCCGGTGCGCTTCAAGGACCCGACTACCGGTGACTGGCGGGACGTGGACATCACGCTCGCCTCCTCCCCCGACGGCTCGGTCGCCTCGAAGGCTCACCCCCGCGGCCTGAAGCTGTCCGGTGCGGTAAGTCAGTTACGCAAGTCCGGCCAGGCGGCTCCGTCCCTGCGCTCGGCTCAGACAGCAGCCGCCACCGACCTGGTCACCCTCGGCCAGGGCGACGAGGCGATCACCCTGCAGTGGCGCGGCAGTCTGCCGGCGCCGAAGCTGGACGGCACCCTGGCCACCTACGAGAACGCCGTGACCGGTGCGAACGTGGTCGTGGAGGCCACTCGTACCGGCTTCGAACAATTCGTCGAGGTCAAGAACCGTCCCGAGCCGGGCTTCTCGTACACCCTGCCGCTGCGTACCAAGGGTCTGAAGGCCGAGCAGCAGCCGGACGGCAGCGTGCTGTTCACCGACAAGAAGTCGAACAAGACCGCGACCATGCCCGCACCCGTCATGTGGGACTCGAGCGTGGATGCCGCCTCCGGCGAGCACACCCGTCGGGCCAAGGTCGACATGAAGGTCGTCAAGACCTCCGGCGGCATCGACCTGGTGATCACTCCGGACGCGGGATTCCTGGCCGACCCTGCCACCAAGTACCCGGTCACCGTCGACCCGTCGACGTCCGCGCTGGGCAACCTGTTCGACACATACGTCCAGCAGGGCGAGACCGTCGACTGGTCCAACGACACCGAACTGGACTTCGGAAACCCGGGTACGAAGAACGCCAACGGCACCTTCCGCACCGCGCGTTCCTTCATCACCTGGAACACTGCCCCGGTCTCCGACGCGCTGATCTCCAGTGCCCAGCTGTCGCTGTGGAACTTCCACTCCGGGAACACCGACTGCTCGGCCCAGCCCTGGGAGGTGTGGACCTCCAACGGCCCCACCACCGCTTCGCGCTGGACGAACCAGCCGGCGATGGTGGACAAGTTGGCAACCTCCACCCAGACCAAGGGCAACCCCGGCTGCGGATCCCAGCCCGACGGCTGGATCAACGCGGACGTCACCAGCCTGGTCCAGCACTGGGCCAACAACAAGTGGACGTTCTCCAGCATGGGCCTGCGCGCCACTGACGAGAACAACACCAAGCAGTGGAAGCGCGTCAACTCCGCCAACGCCTCCGCCAACGTCCCCAAGCTGACCGTCACCTACAACTACCGGCCGAGGACCGGCACCAAGCAGGAGGTCGGTCCGCCGTTCTTCTCCTACGGCGGTGTCTACTCGGTCAACACCGTGACCCCGATCCTTCGCGACACGTTCATCGATGCCAACGGTGACACTGTCCAGGGCGCCTACCAGATCTTCGACGCGGCGAGCGACACCCAGGTCGGCGACGTCCTGCGCTCCGCCTTCGTGCCGTCCGGTCAGGCCGCGCCGGTGACCGTCCCCGCCGGGGTGCTCACCAGCGGCAAGACGTACAAGTTCCGTTCGTCCCCGTACGACGGCACCCACTACAACCTGGGCTGGTCGGCCTGGAAGACCTTCACGGTCGACACCGCTGCACCCTCCGCACCCACGGGTCTCACCTCGACCGACTACCCGGCCAATGCCTGGGTCAAGGGCGCCGGCCAGAGCGGCAGCTTCAGCGTGACCCCGCCGGGCGGCGGCGACCACAACTGGCTGGAATGGTCGCTGGACGGCGCCACCTGGACCAAGGTGCCCACCGATGGAGCCTCCGGGACCAAGGCCATAGCGGTCGCACCGCCCAAGGACGGCACCCACACTCTCCAGGTCCGGGCGGTCGACAAGGCCGACAACAAGTCCGACGCCGTGTCCTACACCTTCCACGCGGGCCCCGGCGGGTTCGTACAGCCGGTCGCCGGCGAGCGCACCGCTCGCCGCCTGTCCCTCGTCGCCGAAGCCGACGGCGGCAAGTTCAACAACGTCTCCTTCTCGTGGCGGCGCTCCGAGGCCGACCCCTGGGTCCAGATCCCAACGGGCCACGTCACCTCCGGCGGAACCCCGCTCACGGCCTGGCCCGTACCGATGACGGACGGCAAGAACGCGCCGCTGGCATGGAACGCGACCGACACCGTCAACCCCGATGGCACCGCGCAGATCAAGGCTGACTTCACCGGCCCGAACTCTGCTTCCGCCGCTACCGAGCCCCTCACCGTCGTGGTGGACCGCAACGCGAGCGGCGCGGCCACGGACGAGGTGGGTCCCGGCACCGTCAACCTGCTGACGGGTGACTTCGCTCTGTCCGGCACCGATGTCTCCGCCTTCGGGCTGTCGGTCACCCGGACCGCTTCCTCCCGGACCCCGGACAAGGGGGCCAAGCAGGAGGGCCAGGCGTCGATCTTCGGCAAGGAGTGGGTGTCCGGTACCACGGCCGAGTCCGAGGAGTCGCAGTACGCGAACCTTCGCAGGATCTCCGACACTGCCGTCGATGTGCTCGACCCCGACGGCAACGCTGTCCACTTCACCGCCAACACGGCGAAGAACGGCTGGATCCCCGAGCCGGGCTCCGAGGACCTCACCCTCACCGGCAGCGTGAGCGGCAACTTCACGCTGTCCGACACGGACGGCACGGTAACGGAGTTCACCCGCATCGACCCTGCCGCCAGCACCTGGCAGGTCACCTCCACGCTGCTGAACGGGCTGGCCAACACCACGACCACGGTCGTCTCTGAGACGGTGACGGTGGATGGCAAAAAGCTCGCCCGTCCCAAGCGGGTGATCGCCCCCACCTCGGCTGCCTCGGCCGCCACGTGTACCGCGACTCCTACCACGAAGGGCTGCCGGGCACTGGAGTTCGCGTACGCAGATTCCACCACGGCCACTGACCTGGTCTTCGGTAACTTCACCGGCCAGGTGCGGGAGATCCGTCTGTGGTCCACCGAGCCGGGTGCCGCGAACGCCACCTCCAAGGTGGTGCAGACGTACCTCTATGACAAGAACGGCCAGCTGCGCCAGGCGTGGAATCCGCAGCTGAGCGCCGGGCTGAAGACGGAGTACGCCTACGACACCGCAGGCAGGGTCACCGGTCTCACCCCGTCCGGAGAGCTGCCGTGGTCTTTCACCTACGGTCAGGCGGGCAATGCTGCCACCGCCGGTGACGGCATGCTCCTGAAGGCGTCCCGCTCGGGCCTCAAGCAGGGCACCAACGACGTGCTGGAAGGCGCCGCCGTCACCTCGGTCGTCTACGACGTCCCGTTGACCGGGGCCAAGGCCCCGCACGCCATGGGTTCCGCCGACGTGAAGGCCTGGGGGCAGAACGACGCCCCGACCGACGCGGCTGCCGTGTTCCCCGGGGACTCTGTGCCCTCCTCCCACTCGGGCGATGCCCTGACGAGCTCGTCCTACCAGCGAGCCGACATCACGTACATGAACGTCTCCGGACGTTCGGTGAACACGGCCAAGCCCGGTGGGCACATCACCACGACCGAGCACGACCGCTTCGGCAACAGCGTGCGCGAGCTCTCGGCCTCGAACCGGTCCCTCGCGCTCGGCGTGACCGCCGAGGACCGCGCCGCGCAGAACGATCTCGGCATAGCCTCCCTGCCTTCGGCGGAGCGGGCCGTCCTGCTGTCCACCTCGTCGGTCTACGACGCGGCGGGTGACCGTGAACTGGAAGAGTTCGGACCCCTGCGGCGGATCGAGCTCACTGCCGACCTGAAGTCCGGCACGACCGTGCTCGCCCCGGCCGGCACGTCGGCCACAGCGCGTAGCTGGACGACCAACGAGTACGACGCGGGTCGCCCCACGGACGGCACCGCGAAGGTCAAGGACCAGCCGACCAGGGTCACCACGGGGGCGCAGGTGCGTGAGCACCCGTCCGTGCAGGGCGAGCCTCGGGTCACCCAGACCGAGTACGACTGGGCCAAGGGTCTGCCCACGAAGTCCATCAAGGACCCGGGCGGTCTCGCGATCACGACGACCACCGAATACGACTCCCAGGGCCGCGTCACCAAGCAGCTGCTGCCCGGATCCAACGGCACCGACGCCGGCACCCGTGTGACCACGTACTGGTCCGCGACCGGCATCGGCACCTGCCAGGGCCGTCCCGAATGGGCGGACCAGATCTGCTCGACCGGACCTGCCGGAGCGATCACCGGCGGCGGTTCTCACCCGAGCCAGCTGCCGACCTCCACCGTCGAGTACAACTGGTGGGGCACCGCGGCCAAGACGACCGAGACCGCGAACGGCGTCACCCGCACCACCACGACCACCTACGACAACGCGGGCCGTCCCACGGTCGTAGCAGTCACGGGCGGGGTCGGCCAGGCCGTCCCGACCACCACGACCGAGTACGACCCGGCCAGCGGCCGCGCCGTCAAGGTCACCTCGGACACAGGCGGCACCATCGTCAAGTCCTTCGACAAGCTCGGCCGCCAGACTTCCTACACGGACGCCGACGGCGGCACGACGACCACCGAGTACGACCTTCTCAACCGTCCGGTCAAGACGGCTGACAACAGCCCGTCCACCGCTGCCTACACCTACGATCACGCTGTCGAGCCTCGCGGCCTGGCAACGAAGATCACTGACTCAATCGCAGGCGCCTTCCAGGCCACCTACGACGCCGACGGCTCCGTCAGCAGCGAGAAGCTGCCGGGCGGATACACACTGAAGGTGGAAGAAGACACCACCGGCAGCCCGCTGAAGCGGACCTACACGCGCGACAGCGACAATATCGTCGTACTCTCCGACAGGGTTTCCGAGTCCATCCACGGCCAGGTCACCAAGCACGCCGGCTGGTCCGGTCAGTCCTACGGCTACGACGCCATCGGGCGACTGACCTCCGTCGAGGACACCGCGGACACCATCTGCACGAAGCGGACCTACGCCTTCGACAACCGCACCAACCGCACGGCTCTCACCTCCGCAGCCGGCACCCCCGGCGCGGACTGCCCCCTCACCGGGGGCACGACCACCACCCACAGCTACGACAGCGCCGACCGGCTCCTGGACAGCGGCTACACCTACGACGCCTTCGGCCGCAGCACCACCGTGCCGAACAGCACGGTTTCCTACTACGCCAGCGACATGGTTCACCAGCAGGTCTCCGGCTCCCAGCGGCAGACCTGGCAGCTTGACGCCGCCCAGCGCCTGCGTTCCTGGAAGACCGAAACGGGAAGCGGCTCCTCCTGGACCCAGACCGGCTCCAAGGTCAACCACTACGACGGTGACGGGGACAACCCCCGCTGGATCACCGAGGACGCGGCGACCGGCTCGCTGACCCGAAACGTGGACTCAGCCTCCGGCGACCTGGCGGCCACCACCAGCAAGACCGGTGACACCGTCCTGCAGCTCACCAACATCCACGGTGACGTCGCTCTCCAGCTCCCGCTCGATGCCGGTCAGGCACCGGTGGCGCTGGACAACGACGAGTACGGCAACGCACGGACCGGACAGTCGGCCACCCGCTACAACTGGCTCGGAGGCAAGCAGCGCTCCAGCGAGACCCTCTCGGGCCTCATGCTGATGGGCGTCCGGCTCTACAACCCGACCAGCGGTCGCTTCCTGTCCACCGACCCGGTCTACGGCGGCGGCGACAACGCCTACGGATACCCGGGCGACCCCGTCAACCAGTTCGACCTCGACGGCAGGTTCTGGGGTTCGATCAAGAAGTGGGTGCGAGAGCAGAAAAGGTCCCACGCCAGTCTCGACATGGCGTACTCCGCCACGAGGTTCGGCCTGGGAATCGCATCCTTCCGGTACGGCGGCCCCGTCATCAAGGGAGCATCGCGACTGCGCTGGCGCCACGTGAGGCACCCCATCCGCACCGCGAAGTACATCAGGCGGGCCTGCAACACGTGGGGACGATGCGCACTCACAGGGTTCGCGATTTCTCGTTCATCGCGCACCTACTGGCACGGACGCAACACCTACCGCCACGCGAACCGGTACATCGGCAACTTCTACGGACGAATGCTGAACTCCATGTCCCCTACATCCCGCTACCGCTCTCGTAAGTGGAAGGGATACTTCTAGCAGACTGACCACACATCGGAACGGCTGACATGACCACCAGAATCAAACCGCCCACCGAGATCCTCGGAATCTGGGCGATAGCAGCAGTGCTTACGCTGGACGACATCGAGGAATTCACCCTCGTTCCGCTGCTGCTGAAGGCGGTCTTCATCGCCATCACGGTAGCGGCCGCACGGCAGACCATCGCCTACATCAAGGCTCGCAGAAGCTCCTGACTAACCGTCGAGCCGTAGCAAGGAAGCCCAGTGCCCGCGCAGTGCAGTCTGCGCGGGCACTGGGCTTCCAAGCTTGTCCTACCTTCCAAGCGTGGGTCTGAGCCGGTCATTCGTAAGATCGGCGGACCCGGGGGTTCTGGGTATGGCTGTGAGCTTGTCGCCGTTGGATGGCTCAAAGAACTTGGCCGCCCGGAGCCTCGCGACGACTCGACCGCTAATTGGGATACGCGACTCGATCGCTTCGTAGGACAACGTCGGCGAGGTCGTCTGCGGGACTGGTTCTTGGACGACGAGCTGGCATCGAAGATGACCAGGATGCTCCGGTCCCCAGCCTTCCACCGGCCGCCGCGGACGAGGTCCTCGACGACGCGGCGGACTTGGACGGAGGTGACCTCGGCGACGTCGTCCTCGGGGCTGAGGCGGACCGCGTCCAGCAGCTGACACCACGATGTCCGCCCGGATTCGAGGGCGGCGACGAACGAGTACGGCCAGCCGGGAATCATCAGGTGCTGGTCCCGGCCACAGCCAAACGTGTGACAGAACAACCCCTCCGGGCTGCACTCGGCGTCCGGCCGCAGCCAGTTACTCACGTCCACGGCCAGAACCAGCCGGCTGTCCGCCGCCCGCGGCTGCGGCAACGCGGCGAGGGCTCGCCGCAGCCGGACCACGTCGATGCGGCCGTCGTTCAGCGCCGCGTAAAGCGCTCCGTGCCCGCAGCAGTGCTCGGCCAGCAGCGTCAGGTCCACCGGCGTCCTCATCGGCCCGTCCGCGCACAACAACGCGTCCGTCAGCTCGTCGATGTTGTCGACGAACTTGACCTGGTATCCGTGCGCGGCACTGCCGTCGGGGGCCTGGTCGTACCATTCGACGCCGCCGTCCGGAGTGGCGGTCTTGATCGTCTCCCAGCCGGGGATCGCCGGCTTTCGGAGCTGGAAGCACAGTTCTTCGAAGGCACGATGCTGGCTTCCGTCCCATTCCCGGATGCTCTGCCAGTTATGTGCTCTGCTGTCGTTCGCTGCCGCTGCCGTCCTCTGACCGTTCTGCCGCCCCACGGCGTGCGCGTTGATTTCCAGCGTAGAGGGTCGCACTGACATGCGAGGTTCTCCGCTGCTGCCACATCACCCCGGCGGGGTAGGCGAGGTCCTCGAATTCCTGTCGCCGGATAGCCGTGGCACAGAGGATTGCGGTGTTCATCTGGCCTCAAGGTGACACCGGGTGTCCCTGTGACGGCCTGGGTAGAAGTCGACTCAACGTGTCCGCAAGAGCCTCTCCAGCAGTCGAAGCTGCGAGGGCCGACTCGTTAGTCGGCCCTGCGCTGCCCGCGGGCGTCAGCTGAACAACGGGATGACGTGCTGGCCGTACGCGTCGATCGTGGCCTCCCGCGCGTCGTGCATGTCGTACACGGCGAACTGGTCGACGCCGAGGTCGCGCAGGGCCCGCAGCTTCTCGATGTGGGCCTCGGGCGGGCCCAGCAGGCAGAAGCGGTCGACGATCTCGTCGGGGACGAAGTCCGTGGACGGGTTCCCGGCGCGGCCGTGGTGGCTGTAGTCGTAGCCCTGGCGGGCCTTGATGTACTCGGTGAGCTCGTCCGGGACCATCGAGGAGTGCTCGCCGTAGCGGGTCACGAGGTCGGCGACGTGGTTGCCGACCATCCCGCCGAACCAGCGGCACTGGTCACGGGCGTGCGCGAGGTCGTCGCCCACGTACGCGGGGGCCGCCACACAGATGGTGATCTCCGCCGGGTCGCGGCCGGCCTCGGCGGCCGCCTCGCGGACCGCCTTGACCATCCACTCGGTGAGGTAGAGGTCGGCGAGCTGGAGGATGAACCCGTCCGCCTTCTGCCCGGCGAGGGCCAGGGCCTTCGGGCCGTACGCCGCCATCCACACCGGGAGCCGGCCGTCGCGGACCCACGGCAGGCGGATCGGGTTGCCGTCGACCAGCGCCTCGCGCCCCTCCGCGAGGTCCCGGATGACGTCGATGGCCTCGCCGAGACGGGCCAGGGTGTTGGGCTTGCGCCCGGCGACCCGCATCGCCGAGTCCCCGCGCCCGATCCCGCACACGGTGCGGTTGCCGTACATGTCGTTGAGGGTGGCGAAGGTGGAGGCGGTGACCTCCCACGTGCGGGTGCCCGGGTTGGTGACCATGGGGCCGACGTGGAGCTTGCGGGTGTGCTCCAGGATCTGGCTGTAGATGACGAACGGCTCCTGCCACAGCACGGCGGAGTCGAAGGTCCAGCCGTAGCGGAAGCCGTTGCGCTCGGCGCGGCGCATGAGGCTGATCACCTGCGAGGCGGGCGGGTCGGTTTGCAGGACGAGGCCGAAGTCCATGAGGCGGCTCCTTGACGCTTACAGGTACTGGCAGGTGGAGCGGGGGACGAAGACCCCGTGGCCGGCCCGGCCGGTGAATTCGCGCTGGTCGATGACGAGTTCGCCGCGCGAGAGCACGGTGTCGACGCGTCCGGTGATCCGCTTGCCCTCGTACGCCGAGTAGTCCACGTTCATGTGGTGCGTCTCGGCGGAGATGACCTGCTCGGCGTGCGGATCGTAGAGGACGATGTCGGCGTCGGAGCCCGGCGCGATGGTGCCCTTCTGGGGGTATAGGCCGAACATCCGGGCCGGGGTGGCACAGGCGATCTCGATCCACCGGCGGCGGCTGATGTGCCCGTCCAGGACGGCCTGGTGGAGGAGATCCATCCGGTTCTCCACGCCCGGCAGCCCGTTGGGGATCTTCGAGAAGTCCCCGCGGCCGAGCTCCTTCTGGCCCCGGAAGCAGAACGGGCAGTGGTCGGTGGAGACCACTTGCAGGTCGTTGGTCCGCAGGCCGCGCCACAGGGCCGCCTGGTGCTCGCGGGGGCGCAGCGGGGTGGAGCAGACGTACTTGGCGCCCTGGAAGTCCGGCTCCGCGAGGTTGTCGGTGGACAGGAAGAGGTACTGCGGGCAGGTCTCGCCGAAGACGGGCAGGCCCTTGTCGCGCGCGGCGGCCAGCTCGGCCACGGCCTCCTCCGCCGAGACGTGCACGACGTAGAGCGGGGCGCCCGCGACCCGCGCGAGCTGGATCGCCCGGTGGGTGGCCTCCGCCTCCAGCAGCACCTTGCGGACCTCGCCGTGGTGGCGGGGGTCGGTCTCCCCGCGTGCCAGGGCCTGTTCGACGAGGACGTCGATCGCGATGCCGTTCTCGGCGTGCATCATGATCAGCCCGCCGTTCGAGGCCCCGCGCTGCATGGCGCGCAGGATCTGTCCGTCGTCGCTGTAGAAGACGCCGGGGTAGGCCATGAACAGCTTGAAGGAGGTGACGCCTTCCCCGACGAGGAGGTCCATCTCCTTGAGGGTGCCCTCGTTGACGTCCGAGAGGATCATGTGGAAGGCGTAGTCGACGGCGCAGTTGCCGTCGGCCTTGGCGTACCAGGTGTCGAGGCCCTCGCGCAGGGAGTGGCCCACGCTCTGCACGGCGAAGTCGACGATGGTGGTGGTGCCGCCCCAGGCGGCGGCCCGGGTTCCGGTCTCGAAGGTGTCCGAGGCGGAGGTGCCGCCGAAGGGGAGCTCCATGTGGGTGTGTGCGTCCACCCCGCCCGGGATGACGTACTTCCCGGTCGCGTCGATCGTACGGTCGGCCGTCCAGGCCGCGGCGGCGCCCGAGCCGTGTGCGGCCAGGGCCGCCACGCGGCCGTCCTCGATGAGGACGTCCGCGTGCACTTCGTCGGATGCGGTGACCAGGAGGCCGCCGCGGATCAGGGTGCGGATGCTCATGTGCGTCCCCCTACTCGATGCCGGTCACTCGGCGAAGTGCCTGTTCGAGGATCTCGGCGCCCTCTTCCGCCTCGGCGACGGTGAGGGAGAGCGGCGGCGCGATGCGCAGCACGCTGGTGTTGTGGCCGCCGCCCTTGCCGAGCAGCAGGCCGCCTTCGCGGGCGGCCTCCAGGACGGCGGCGGCCGTGTCCGGGTCGGCCTCGTCGGTGCCCGGCTTCGTCAGTTCGATGCCCGCCATCAGGCCCCGGCCGCGGATCTCCCGTACGGCGGGCACGGTGGCGGCGATGCCGCGCAGCCGCTCCAGCAGCAGGCCGCCGACGCGGCGGGCGTTGCCTTGGAGGTCGTGCTCCAGCAGGTACGCGAGGTTGGCGACGCCGGCCGCCATGGTGACCGGGGAACCGCCGAAGGTGGAGATGGAGTTGGAGTCCAGGCAGTTCATCACCTCGGCACGGGCCACGACACCGCCGATGGACATGCCGTTGCCGATCCCCTTGGCGAAGGTGAGGATGTCCGGCGGGCCGTTCTGGGCGTGCGCCTGCCAGCCCCAGAAGTGGTCGCCGGTGCGGCCCCAGCCGGTCTGCACCTCGTCGCTGATCCACAGGATGCCGTGGCGGCGCAGGACCTCGCGGAAGGCCCCGTACAGGCCGTCGGGCGGGGAGGTGAACCCGCCGACGCCCTGGATGGGTTCGGCGATGAGCGCGGCCACTCCCCCGCGGGCCTGCCCGAGGACGTCTTCCAGGTCCTCGACGGCGGCGGCGGTGAAGGCGGCGTCGTCCAGCTGCGCGAAGGGGCCGCGGGTGCGGACCGCGCCGTGCACGTAGTACGTCTGGAGCGGCGAGAGGCTGGTCGGGGACCAGCCGCGGTTGCCGGTGATCGAGACGGTGGAGAAGGACCGGCCGTGGTAGCTGTTGCGCATCGCCAGGATCTGGTTGGAGCGGCGGTACGTCGTCGCGAGCAGCAGGGCGGTGTCGTTGGCCTCGGTGCCGGAGGTGGTGAAGAAGACCCGCGCGTCGGGGATGCCGGACAGGGCGGCGACCCGCTCGGCCAGCTCGATCATCGGCCGGTTGAGGTACAGGGTGGAGGAGTGGATGATCCGCCCGGCCTGCTCGGAGACGGCTTTGGTGACCTCGGGCAGGGCGTGGGCGGTCATCGTGGTGAGGATGCCGCCGAAGAAGTCGAGG of the Streptomyces sp. NBC_01294 genome contains:
- a CDS encoding DNRLRE domain-containing protein, whose translation is MAIAVLDISTAAAAVEKGQLAAQNGPKVTHAADIASAGVAARLSGQRVEALSERTETSTTWVNKDGSLTSEVSAGPVRFKDPTTGDWRDVDITLASSPDGSVASKAHPRGLKLSGAVSQLRKSGQAAPSLRSAQTAAATDLVTLGQGDEAITLQWRGSLPAPKLDGTLATYENAVTGANVVVEATRTGFEQFVEVKNRPEPGFSYTLPLRTKGLKAEQQPDGSVLFTDKKSNKTATMPAPVMWDSSVDAASGEHTRRAKVDMKVVKTSGGIDLVITPDAGFLADPATKYPVTVDPSTSALGNLFDTYVQQGETVDWSNDTELDFGNPGTKNANGTFRTARSFITWNTAPVSDALISSAQLSLWNFHSGNTDCSAQPWEVWTSNGPTTASRWTNQPAMVDKLATSTQTKGNPGCGSQPDGWINADVTSLVQHWANNKWTFSSMGLRATDENNTKQWKRVNSANASANVPKLTVTYNYRPRTGTKQEVGPPFFSYGGVYSVNTVTPILRDTFIDANGDTVQGAYQIFDAASDTQVGDVLRSAFVPSGQAAPVTVPAGVLTSGKTYKFRSSPYDGTHYNLGWSAWKTFTVDTAAPSAPTGLTSTDYPANAWVKGAGQSGSFSVTPPGGGDHNWLEWSLDGATWTKVPTDGASGTKAIAVAPPKDGTHTLQVRAVDKADNKSDAVSYTFHAGPGGFVQPVAGERTARRLSLVAEADGGKFNNVSFSWRRSEADPWVQIPTGHVTSGGTPLTAWPVPMTDGKNAPLAWNATDTVNPDGTAQIKADFTGPNSASAATEPLTVVVDRNASGAATDEVGPGTVNLLTGDFALSGTDVSAFGLSVTRTASSRTPDKGAKQEGQASIFGKEWVSGTTAESEESQYANLRRISDTAVDVLDPDGNAVHFTANTAKNGWIPEPGSEDLTLTGSVSGNFTLSDTDGTVTEFTRIDPAASTWQVTSTLLNGLANTTTTVVSETVTVDGKKLARPKRVIAPTSAASAATCTATPTTKGCRALEFAYADSTTATDLVFGNFTGQVREIRLWSTEPGAANATSKVVQTYLYDKNGQLRQAWNPQLSAGLKTEYAYDTAGRVTGLTPSGELPWSFTYGQAGNAATAGDGMLLKASRSGLKQGTNDVLEGAAVTSVVYDVPLTGAKAPHAMGSADVKAWGQNDAPTDAAAVFPGDSVPSSHSGDALTSSSYQRADITYMNVSGRSVNTAKPGGHITTTEHDRFGNSVRELSASNRSLALGVTAEDRAAQNDLGIASLPSAERAVLLSTSSVYDAAGDRELEEFGPLRRIELTADLKSGTTVLAPAGTSATARSWTTNEYDAGRPTDGTAKVKDQPTRVTTGAQVREHPSVQGEPRVTQTEYDWAKGLPTKSIKDPGGLAITTTTEYDSQGRVTKQLLPGSNGTDAGTRVTTYWSATGIGTCQGRPEWADQICSTGPAGAITGGGSHPSQLPTSTVEYNWWGTAAKTTETANGVTRTTTTTYDNAGRPTVVAVTGGVGQAVPTTTTEYDPASGRAVKVTSDTGGTIVKSFDKLGRQTSYTDADGGTTTTEYDLLNRPVKTADNSPSTAAYTYDHAVEPRGLATKITDSIAGAFQATYDADGSVSSEKLPGGYTLKVEEDTTGSPLKRTYTRDSDNIVVLSDRVSESIHGQVTKHAGWSGQSYGYDAIGRLTSVEDTADTICTKRTYAFDNRTNRTALTSAAGTPGADCPLTGGTTTTHSYDSADRLLDSGYTYDAFGRSTTVPNSTVSYYASDMVHQQVSGSQRQTWQLDAAQRLRSWKTETGSGSSWTQTGSKVNHYDGDGDNPRWITEDAATGSLTRNVDSASGDLAATTSKTGDTVLQLTNIHGDVALQLPLDAGQAPVALDNDEYGNARTGQSATRYNWLGGKQRSSETLSGLMLMGVRLYNPTSGRFLSTDPVYGGGDNAYGYPGDPVNQFDLDGRFWGSIKKWVREQKRSHASLDMAYSATRFGLGIASFRYGGPVIKGASRLRWRHVRHPIRTAKYIRRACNTWGRCALTGFAISRSSRTYWHGRNTYRHANRYIGNFYGRMLNSMSPTSRYRSRKWKGYF
- a CDS encoding TIGR03842 family LLM class F420-dependent oxidoreductase; protein product: MDFGLVLQTDPPASQVISLMRRAERNGFRYGWTFDSAVLWQEPFVIYSQILEHTRKLHVGPMVTNPGTRTWEVTASTFATLNDMYGNRTVCGIGRGDSAMRVAGRKPNTLARLGEAIDVIRDLAEGREALVDGNPIRLPWVRDGRLPVWMAAYGPKALALAGQKADGFILQLADLYLTEWMVKAVREAAAEAGRDPAEITICVAAPAYVGDDLAHARDQCRWFGGMVGNHVADLVTRYGEHSSMVPDELTEYIKARQGYDYSHHGRAGNPSTDFVPDEIVDRFCLLGPPEAHIEKLRALRDLGVDQFAVYDMHDAREATIDAYGQHVIPLFS